One part of the uncultured Bacteroides sp. genome encodes these proteins:
- the nadB gene encoding L-aspartate oxidase, translated as MIKKFDFLVIGSGIAGMSFALKVAHKGKVALICKTTLEEANTYFAQGGVASVTNTLVDNFEKHIEDTMIAGDWISDRAAVEKVVREAPAQINELISWGVDFDKTEKGDFDLHKEGGHSEFRILHHKDNTGAEIQDSLIQAVKQHPNITIFENHFAIEILTQHHLGVTVTRQTPDIKCYGAYILDPKTGKVDTYLAKVTLMATGGVGAVYQTTTNPLVATGDGIAMVYRAKGTVKDMEFVQFHPTALYHPGDRPSFLITEAMRGYGGVLRTMDGKEFMQKYDERLSLAPRDIVARAIDNEMKNRGDEHVYLDVTHKDPEETKKHFPNIYEKCLSLGIDITKDYIPVAPAAHYLCGGIEVDLDACSSIERLYAVGECSRTGLHGGNRLASNSLIEAVVYADAAAKHCLSTIDQYTYNEDIPEWNDEGTRSPEEMVLITQSAKEVGQIMSTYVGIVRSDLRLKRAWDRLDIIYEETESLFKRSKASKEICELRNMVNTGYLIMRQAIERKESRGLHYTIDYPHAKK; from the coding sequence TGATTTCTTAGTAATCGGTTCAGGTATTGCCGGTATGAGTTTTGCCCTGAAAGTGGCACATAAAGGAAAGGTTGCACTAATTTGCAAGACCACTTTAGAAGAAGCAAACACCTATTTCGCTCAGGGAGGAGTTGCTTCCGTTACAAACACACTAGTAGACAATTTCGAGAAACATATTGAAGATACGATGATTGCCGGCGATTGGATTAGTGACCGGGCGGCAGTTGAAAAAGTAGTTAGAGAGGCTCCCGCTCAAATTAATGAACTTATCAGTTGGGGAGTAGATTTCGATAAAACTGAAAAGGGAGATTTTGACTTGCACAAAGAAGGCGGTCACTCTGAATTCCGTATTCTGCATCACAAAGACAATACAGGAGCCGAAATTCAGGATAGTCTTATCCAGGCTGTAAAGCAACATCCTAACATCACAATCTTTGAAAATCATTTCGCCATTGAAATTCTAACTCAGCATCACCTTGGAGTTACGGTTACACGTCAGACTCCTGATATTAAATGCTACGGAGCTTATATTTTAGATCCGAAAACCGGAAAGGTTGATACTTATCTGGCAAAAGTTACTTTAATGGCAACCGGAGGTGTAGGGGCTGTTTACCAGACTACTACTAATCCATTGGTAGCAACCGGAGACGGAATTGCTATGGTTTACCGTGCTAAAGGAACGGTTAAGGATATGGAATTCGTCCAATTTCACCCAACAGCGCTTTATCATCCGGGAGACCGCCCATCATTCCTTATTACTGAGGCAATGAGAGGTTACGGAGGTGTGCTTCGAACCATGGACGGAAAAGAATTCATGCAGAAGTATGACGAACGTCTTTCGCTTGCTCCACGCGATATCGTGGCAAGAGCTATAGACAACGAAATGAAAAACCGTGGTGACGAGCATGTTTATCTGGATGTAACTCACAAAGATCCGGAAGAAACTAAAAAGCACTTCCCGAATATATACGAAAAATGTCTCAGTCTTGGTATTGACATTACTAAAGATTATATACCTGTTGCTCCGGCAGCCCACTACCTTTGCGGTGGTATAGAGGTAGATCTAGATGCCTGCTCTTCAATTGAAAGACTTTATGCCGTTGGAGAATGTTCCCGCACCGGCTTGCATGGTGGTAACCGCCTTGCATCAAACTCACTTATTGAAGCAGTGGTTTATGCCGACGCAGCAGCAAAACACTGTTTAAGCACCATCGATCAATATACTTATAACGAGGATATTCCAGAATGGAATGATGAAGGAACACGTTCTCCCGAAGAAATGGTACTTATTACTCAAAGCGCCAAAGAAGTAGGACAGATTATGAGTACTTATGTGGGCATAGTTCGTTCGGATCTTCGTTTAAAACGCGCATGGGACCGCCTGGATATTATTTATGAAGAAACAGAAAGTCTGTTTAAACGTTCAAAAGCATCTAAAGAAATATGTGAGCTTAGAAACATGGTGAATACTGGTTATCTCATCATGCGTCAGGCAATAGAACGCAAAGAAAGCCGCGGATTGCATTATACAATTGACTATCCGCACGCAAAAA